The following are encoded in a window of Fimbriimonadaceae bacterium genomic DNA:
- a CDS encoding ABC transporter permease has product MKAWKKALGLVLVWVAIVIAFNVALNGSFATPVNFEIMIRQTVITGFTAIGMTFIIITGAIDLSVGSLVALVTVVIAFCLKSGMAPLPSALVGVLSGGVAGWANGFLTTKLKVGSFIVTLATLLAFRGIAKGVANEQKIDVPMNWLRNMTGALPPDQRWQILPPGGWMVIALGVLAHWVLNSSVFGRHVVATGSNEATARMCGINTDRVSLWVFGLAGLCFGLAGLTQFSRLTVGDPTVAVGLELSVIAAVVIGGASLNGGEGSIFGSLVGALIMTTIASGGSQSGWPNWVQEIVTGAIILTAVALDRWRLARAAAAGAE; this is encoded by the coding sequence ATGAAGGCGTGGAAGAAAGCTCTTGGACTGGTCTTGGTTTGGGTGGCGATTGTCATCGCCTTCAACGTGGCGTTGAACGGATCGTTCGCCACGCCGGTGAACTTCGAGATCATGATCCGGCAGACGGTCATCACCGGCTTCACCGCCATCGGAATGACCTTCATCATCATCACGGGGGCGATCGACCTTTCGGTCGGGTCCTTAGTGGCCTTGGTCACGGTCGTCATTGCCTTTTGTCTCAAGTCGGGGATGGCCCCATTGCCTTCCGCATTGGTCGGTGTTCTGTCGGGAGGGGTAGCCGGATGGGCGAACGGGTTCCTGACGACCAAACTAAAGGTCGGATCGTTCATTGTCACCCTTGCGACCTTGTTGGCGTTCCGGGGCATCGCCAAGGGCGTTGCGAACGAACAAAAGATCGACGTGCCAATGAACTGGCTGCGCAACATGACCGGTGCGCTGCCCCCAGACCAACGGTGGCAGATCCTGCCGCCAGGGGGATGGATGGTCATCGCCCTGGGGGTGCTGGCCCACTGGGTGCTCAACTCGTCCGTTTTCGGCCGCCACGTCGTGGCGACGGGCTCGAACGAAGCGACGGCGCGGATGTGCGGGATCAACACCGACCGGGTGAGCCTGTGGGTGTTCGGCCTCGCCGGGTTGTGCTTCGGGCTTGCCGGCCTCACCCAGTTCTCGCGGTTGACGGTGGGTGACCCCACCGTCGCGGTCGGACTGGAACTCTCGGTCATCGCCGCCGTGGTCATCGGAGGAGCGAGTTTGAACGGGGGCGAGGGGTCGATCTTCGGCTCGCTGGTCGGGGCGCTGATCATGACCACGATCGCGTCGGGAGGCTCTCAGTCCGGTTGGCCCAACTGGGTCCAGGAGATCGTGACCGGCGCGATCATCCTCACGGCGGTGGCCCTCGACCGGTGGCGGCTGGCCCGAGCGGCGGCGGCCGGGGCCGAGTGA
- a CDS encoding sugar ABC transporter ATP-binding protein produces the protein MALLEARGIRKAFGANLALDNVDFTLDQGEIHALVGENGSGKSTLMRILHGELAPDAGTLTLDGKPYAPRSVGDAREAGVALVHQELAVCAHLTVAENIFLGQEVRSGLLRDRRKMDAEARRHLGALGVGDLAPDRMLSSLSPAQRQLVEIARAMMSDARVVLFDEPTSSLGQKDVGHLFEVVKRLASLGKGVVYISHFLDEVKEVCDRATFLRDGVLVGHVEVSETDTDGMTRLMAGREIGQMYVRSDRSPGEVVLSTSGLHGPRLPLGVDLELRSGEVLGLAGLNGSGRTEYVRCLFGLDRLKAGKVSTATGRAVGWPWAGMVSEDRKTEGLAQALSIADNLTLPRPGRVSVRESDLRQRTDAVVTALNVKCRSPWQPIGSLSGGNQQKVAIGRLFDQSSSVWFLDEPTRGIDVGSKAEIYKIIDRGACEGKAVLLVSSHLPELLGLCDRIAVFRRGEVVTVLDGRATDEQTLLGWCTGA, from the coding sequence ATGGCTCTGCTGGAGGCCCGCGGGATCCGCAAGGCGTTTGGCGCCAACCTTGCGCTAGACAACGTGGATTTCACCCTTGACCAGGGTGAGATCCACGCTCTTGTTGGCGAGAACGGCAGCGGCAAGAGCACTCTGATGCGGATACTGCACGGGGAACTGGCCCCTGACGCGGGGACCCTTACCCTTGACGGCAAGCCATACGCGCCACGCTCGGTCGGGGACGCCCGCGAGGCGGGGGTCGCCCTGGTCCACCAGGAACTCGCCGTGTGCGCCCACCTCACCGTGGCCGAGAACATCTTTCTGGGACAAGAGGTCCGGAGCGGCCTGTTGCGCGACCGACGTAAGATGGACGCGGAGGCCCGCCGGCACCTGGGGGCCCTTGGGGTGGGAGACCTCGCCCCGGACCGGATGCTGTCCAGCCTGTCGCCCGCCCAGCGCCAGCTCGTCGAGATCGCGCGGGCGATGATGTCAGACGCACGGGTGGTGCTCTTTGACGAACCCACGTCGAGTCTGGGCCAGAAAGACGTCGGCCACCTTTTCGAAGTCGTCAAGCGGTTGGCCTCGTTGGGCAAGGGGGTCGTCTACATCAGTCACTTCTTGGACGAAGTCAAGGAGGTCTGTGACCGGGCGACCTTCCTTCGCGACGGGGTCTTGGTCGGCCACGTCGAGGTCTCGGAGACTGACACCGACGGGATGACCCGGCTGATGGCGGGGCGCGAGATCGGGCAGATGTACGTCCGGTCGGACCGCTCGCCAGGCGAGGTGGTGCTGTCGACATCCGGCCTGCACGGCCCCCGGCTGCCCCTCGGAGTTGACCTAGAGCTTCGCTCGGGCGAGGTGCTCGGGCTTGCCGGGCTTAACGGGTCGGGCCGCACGGAGTACGTCCGGTGTCTCTTTGGTCTCGACCGGCTGAAGGCCGGGAAGGTCTCGACGGCGACGGGCCGGGCGGTGGGATGGCCGTGGGCCGGTATGGTCAGCGAAGACCGTAAGACCGAGGGGCTCGCCCAGGCGCTCAGCATCGCCGACAACCTGACATTGCCGCGTCCGGGCCGGGTGAGCGTGCGCGAATCCGACTTGCGGCAACGCACCGACGCCGTCGTCACCGCGCTCAACGTCAAGTGCCGTTCGCCTTGGCAGCCGATCGGGTCGCTGAGCGGGGGTAACCAGCAAAAGGTCGCGATCGGGAGGCTGTTCGACCAGTCTTCGTCGGTGTGGTTCTTGGACGAGCCGACGCGCGGGATCGACGTGGGGAGCAAGGCAGAGATCTACAAGATCATCGACCGGGGGGCGTGCGAAGGGAAGGCGGTGTTGCTGGTCAGTAGCCACCTTCCGGAGTTGCTGGGTCTCTGTGACCGCATCGCCGTCTTCCGGCGCGGCGAGGTCGTGACGGTTTTGGACGGGAGGGCGACGGACGAACAGACGTTGCTCGGGTGGTGCACTGGCGCATGA
- a CDS encoding substrate-binding domain-containing protein — translation MKRLALPLALVGLAGLFLTACNPPAEPAKDGAAAKPAASGKLTIAMIPKGTSHVFWKSVEAGAKKAGDELGVEVIWKGPLKEDDKDGQVKVVEDFTAKKVSAIGLAPLDNSVLRVPVTNAQDAGIPVLIFDSGLKDVDTVSFVATDNKAAGKLGGERLAKLLGGKGKVILLRYMEGSASTMEREDGFMEAMKENPGITVISENQHAGASVESAQQVAENLLQRFKDVEGIFCPNESSAFGMLRTLQNAGLAGKIKFVGFDASDQLLTALEKGEIDALVVQNPEKMGYLSVKTLVAHLKGEKVEKRIDTGAAVVDKENMKTPEINDLLHPKL, via the coding sequence ATGAAACGGCTCGCATTGCCGCTGGCCCTGGTCGGGCTGGCCGGCCTCTTCCTGACCGCCTGCAATCCGCCGGCCGAACCCGCGAAAGACGGGGCGGCGGCAAAGCCTGCCGCCTCGGGCAAGCTGACGATCGCGATGATCCCCAAGGGCACCTCCCACGTCTTTTGGAAATCGGTCGAGGCCGGGGCCAAGAAGGCGGGCGACGAGTTGGGCGTCGAGGTGATTTGGAAAGGCCCCCTGAAGGAGGACGACAAGGACGGACAAGTCAAAGTCGTCGAAGACTTCACCGCCAAGAAGGTGAGTGCTATCGGCCTCGCCCCGCTGGACAACAGCGTCCTGCGCGTGCCGGTGACCAACGCCCAAGACGCCGGCATTCCCGTGCTGATCTTCGACTCCGGCCTGAAAGACGTCGACACAGTTAGCTTTGTCGCCACCGACAACAAGGCGGCGGGCAAGCTCGGCGGCGAACGTCTGGCCAAGCTCTTGGGTGGTAAGGGCAAGGTCATCCTCCTCCGCTACATGGAGGGCTCGGCGAGCACGATGGAACGTGAGGACGGCTTTATGGAAGCGATGAAGGAGAACCCCGGGATCACCGTCATCAGTGAGAACCAGCACGCCGGGGCGTCGGTGGAGTCGGCCCAACAGGTTGCCGAGAACCTGCTGCAGCGGTTCAAGGACGTGGAGGGCATCTTCTGTCCCAACGAGTCAAGCGCTTTCGGCATGCTCCGGACGCTCCAAAACGCCGGGCTGGCCGGAAAGATCAAGTTTGTCGGCTTTGATGCCAGCGACCAGTTGCTCACCGCGCTGGAGAAGGGCGAGATCGACGCCTTGGTGGTGCAAAACCCCGAAAAGATGGGTTACCTGTCGGTCAAGACCCTCGTCGCCCACCTGAAGGGTGAGAAGGTCGAGAAGCGCATCGACACGGGCGCGGCGGTGGTCGACAAGGAAAACATGAAGACCCCTGAGATCAACGACCTCCTGCACCCCAAACTCTGA
- a CDS encoding creatininase family protein, with translation MRIDECNWRQVESRLAEDDRCVVPLGCTEQHAYLSLATDSTLAFRVAVEAAGPLGVPVFPVQPYGVTPAFSAYPGTVSLRVTTLGAIIVDILECLSGQGFRRFLFVNGHGGNTPCAATAYEWAAACPLPGVRVAWHDWWNAPLTRAKVDELDPQGTHANWMENFPWTRVEGAEPPDNPKPMVDYARLRGQGADTVRQGLGDGSFGGAYQRADTDMFALWEVGVAETRAVIESL, from the coding sequence ATGAGAATTGACGAGTGCAACTGGCGGCAGGTTGAGTCTCGGCTGGCCGAGGACGACCGGTGCGTCGTCCCGCTGGGCTGTACCGAGCAGCACGCCTACCTCAGCCTCGCCACCGACAGCACCTTGGCGTTCCGGGTCGCCGTCGAGGCTGCCGGGCCTCTTGGCGTGCCCGTGTTCCCCGTCCAGCCTTACGGTGTCACACCGGCCTTTTCCGCATATCCAGGCACGGTGAGTCTCCGCGTCACCACATTGGGGGCGATCATCGTCGACATCCTCGAATGCCTGTCGGGCCAGGGCTTCCGCCGGTTCCTCTTTGTGAACGGCCACGGCGGCAACACCCCTTGTGCCGCGACGGCTTACGAATGGGCGGCGGCCTGCCCGCTCCCGGGAGTCCGCGTGGCCTGGCACGACTGGTGGAACGCCCCTTTGACCCGGGCGAAGGTGGACGAACTCGACCCCCAGGGCACCCACGCCAACTGGATGGAGAACTTCCCCTGGACCCGGGTCGAGGGTGCCGAGCCCCCCGACAATCCCAAACCAATGGTCGACTACGCCCGACTCCGGGGACAGGGCGCCGATACCGTCCGCCAGGGCCTCGGTGACGGATCATTCGGCGGGGCGTACCAAAGGGCCGACACTGACATGTTCGCCCTCTGGGAGGTCGGCGTGGCCGAGACCAGGGCGGTCATCGAGTCTCTGTGA
- a CDS encoding M24 family metallopeptidase, which yields MGVEARQAKAAAAWNLTDEIVVVGAGDPQGRPGYHDQCYPYVPHTEYRWLTDCRREGGIVAYDPKTGWAHFEPPVSEAECVWGPGPAPVGRPVAEFGPWLEERAGRPLAALGCYADPHADPKLSETLSRILHHVRRPKDAGEVALMRRAAAATLAGYEAIRRAVRPGVTERDIQIEFEYAIAKAGADGPGYASIVGAGPDSAVFHLTPGARALQEGDFLLVDAGAEVEGYVVDVTRTFACGGLTDEKAKLQAAVVAAEKAGVAACTAGREWHDVHALCARRMAEALVDLKVLRVSPDEAVAGGVMSLFFPHGVGHTVGLGVRDAMAQPPGLDRDRTVAGVRVRIDMPLEVGYAVTVEPGCYFNPALLTSEERRAKWADQVDFDRATAWLGHGGCRCEDTVVVTDAAPLNLTEAIPYGP from the coding sequence ATGGGTGTCGAGGCGAGACAGGCGAAGGCGGCGGCGGCGTGGAACTTGACGGACGAGATCGTGGTCGTGGGAGCAGGCGACCCTCAGGGCCGACCGGGATACCACGACCAATGCTATCCCTATGTCCCTCACACCGAGTACCGCTGGCTGACCGACTGCCGCCGGGAAGGCGGGATCGTCGCCTACGACCCCAAGACGGGTTGGGCGCACTTCGAGCCGCCGGTGAGCGAAGCCGAGTGCGTCTGGGGGCCAGGGCCGGCTCCCGTCGGTCGGCCGGTCGCTGAGTTTGGGCCCTGGCTGGAAGAGCGTGCCGGAAGACCCTTGGCCGCGTTGGGCTGCTACGCAGACCCCCACGCGGACCCGAAGCTCTCGGAGACCCTCAGCCGCATTCTCCATCACGTCCGCCGCCCCAAGGACGCCGGTGAGGTCGCGCTGATGCGCCGCGCGGCCGCGGCGACGCTGGCGGGTTACGAGGCGATCAGGCGGGCCGTCCGCCCTGGGGTCACCGAGCGTGACATCCAGATCGAGTTTGAGTACGCGATCGCCAAGGCCGGAGCCGACGGGCCGGGATATGCCTCCATCGTCGGGGCCGGGCCCGATTCGGCCGTCTTCCACCTGACCCCGGGGGCCAGGGCGCTCCAAGAAGGCGACTTCTTGTTGGTCGACGCGGGCGCGGAGGTGGAGGGGTATGTCGTCGACGTCACCCGGACCTTCGCCTGCGGTGGCCTGACCGATGAAAAGGCCAAGTTGCAGGCGGCGGTCGTCGCGGCAGAGAAGGCCGGTGTCGCCGCATGCACGGCCGGTCGGGAGTGGCACGACGTCCACGCGCTTTGCGCGCGGCGGATGGCCGAGGCGTTGGTCGACCTGAAGGTGTTGCGGGTGTCGCCCGACGAAGCGGTCGCGGGCGGCGTCATGTCACTTTTCTTCCCCCACGGGGTCGGGCACACCGTCGGGCTCGGCGTGCGCGACGCGATGGCCCAGCCGCCCGGACTGGACCGGGACCGCACGGTCGCCGGGGTCAGGGTGCGGATCGACATGCCGCTTGAGGTGGGCTACGCGGTGACGGTGGAGCCGGGGTGCTACTTCAACCCTGCCCTTCTGACCAGCGAAGAACGTCGGGCCAAGTGGGCCGACCAGGTTGACTTCGACCGGGCCACGGCCTGGTTGGGCCACGGCGGGTGTCGGTGCGAAGACACCGTCGTCGTCACCGACGCCGCACCGCTCAACCTGACCGAGGCCATACCATACGGCCCGTGA